A part of Gemmatimonadaceae bacterium genomic DNA contains:
- a CDS encoding PEP-CTERM sorting domain-containing protein (PEP-CTERM proteins occur, often in large numbers, in the proteomes of bacteria that also encode an exosortase, a predicted intramembrane cysteine proteinase. The presence of a PEP-CTERM domain at a protein's C-terminus predicts cleavage within the sorting domain, followed by covalent anchoring to some some component of the (usually Gram-negative) cell surface. Many PEP-CTERM proteins exhibit an unusual sequence composition that includes large numbers of potential glycosylation sites. Expression of one such protein has been shown restore the ability of a bacterium to form floc, a type of biofilm.), translating into MQSSSRKSALALFLAVPLAVTAVQAQTPVDLTPWSAQSYEAVSGFDAGIWTVGGGGSSVTQSQNGQPTLFASDFMAQGTEVRGSVRVNSAGDDDFFGFALGYRMGDNTNTLADYLLVDWKAATQDFNFGAPSTTPGTTANRGLAVSRVTGIPTADEFWGHTNFASHTGGGLEELARGTSLGNIGWTIGTTYEFRFVFLPNLLQVFVNDQLQINIGGSFSDGSMAFYNFSQADVTYSAFTVKTVDPGDPSVVPEPSTYALMLTGLAALGALTRRRRTQA; encoded by the coding sequence ATGCAGAGCTCGTCTCGAAAGTCCGCGCTGGCGCTGTTCCTCGCCGTCCCGCTCGCCGTCACCGCAGTGCAGGCGCAGACCCCGGTGGATCTCACTCCCTGGTCTGCGCAATCGTACGAAGCCGTGTCCGGATTCGACGCCGGGATCTGGACCGTCGGCGGCGGCGGCAGCTCCGTGACCCAGTCCCAGAACGGGCAGCCCACACTCTTCGCCAGCGACTTCATGGCGCAGGGCACCGAGGTCCGCGGCTCGGTGCGCGTGAACAGCGCCGGGGACGATGACTTCTTCGGCTTCGCCCTCGGCTACCGCATGGGCGACAACACCAACACCCTCGCGGACTACCTGCTGGTGGACTGGAAGGCAGCCACCCAGGACTTCAATTTCGGCGCGCCATCCACCACACCCGGCACGACCGCGAACCGAGGCCTGGCCGTCTCGCGCGTGACCGGCATCCCCACGGCGGACGAGTTCTGGGGGCACACGAACTTCGCTTCGCACACCGGCGGCGGGCTCGAGGAGCTGGCGCGCGGCACCTCGCTGGGAAACATCGGCTGGACGATCGGCACGACCTACGAGTTCCGCTTCGTCTTCCTGCCGAACCTGCTCCAGGTGTTCGTGAACGACCAGCTCCAGATCAACATCGGCGGCAGCTTCTCCGATGGCAGCATGGCGTTCTACAACTTCTCGCAGGCCGACGTCACCTACAGTGCGTTCACCGTGAAGACCGTGGATCCGGGCGACCCCTCGGTGGTGCCGGAGCCGTCCACCTACGCACTGATGCTCACGGGCCTCGCGGCGCTGGGGGCGCTGACCCGCCGTCGTCGCACGCAGGCGTAG